The segment ACAGAGAGGCGCTTAGTTTCCGTTTCTAATATTAATCTTTGAACGAAAGCTACTGGGGAAGAGAGTACCCGGTcaagtacaaacaatttttgggcggtaaatccaaaaatagtTAACCGACTAATATACTAAAGTAGTTCGTACTAGGCCTAAATGGTActggtttttatttgttttatttgattaaagAGTACGGCCTATTAGATGCAGCTGGCTGGTTTAGCCTCGTTCTAATAGTGTATAATGTATGAACATAATCAAGACCGCATTATGCAGCCTCGTGTCGAGAAACCGTTGAACTCCTCGAGCGGAAGCACGCTTCACAAAGCGCGACGACGTCGGGTGCGATATGCTACGACTAGCTCGCACTCTGCTTGCTTATTGCTACGTGCCGCGGAAACCTTACATTATCTTGTTTACACCTTCATATAGGTGTATATTGTGTACGTACCTATtatgtatactcgtaatatacagAGGTTAGGTacataaggtttttaaatagggtaggcactataacTACTgattataaccgacttcaaagacgcattactctaaaaagcaaaaaataacatctacctatgtcctttctacTGAATGGTTTGAAAGCGGTGCTATGCCAAATCGGCTCgtaaagttcattttgttttttttgtcagCGCCTTCACATCATActcgtcaaaaaaaaaaaatacctaagcgatgaattgagaacctcctcctttttttggagtctgttaaaaatgacaatcagtttttaatataaagtagTGAATACTCAAGGTAGATAAAGAATGGTTGCACTTATAAAGTACACGCCACTTAAAGGTAGGTCAGTGGCGGATCAAAGGTCCAGAGCGCCCTAGGCAATCACTTTATTGGCGCCCCTGTACCGGCCACAAATGGCCAtcataatactattttaactagTTGTTTTTTGCAATTACGATGACGTTGTATCATCAAACCCTAGACTTTAAAAGACCAGGACCCTTGTACTACACCAATTTGCGAATAAAATATGACGTTATTATAACTGTGATTATATCAAGAGGGACGACAGAACGAACATCGAAAATCATGATCTCTGCTCtgggaaatagaccttcatatGTGTTGACAGATGATGGTTTGTTATGAATACTTATATCACTAGAGATTTAGGTTATACATCAGCATTTAGTTCTTAATCGTCGATatgatattttctttattgatttaaaaattctgaGCTCGCGCGCCCCTTGTAACTACACGCCCCTAGGCACGTGCCTAGTTTGCCTTACGGATAATCCGCCACTGAGGTAGGTACTACCTACTTGTAGACGTCTGCGATGTctatgtagttcccgtttccatggGAAATTaaggataaaaatataaatgatatgtgcataaggCAATCTTTATGAACAATTTTATCTACTCTTACTCGTATATTCAGCCGAACTAACCCGGCTTTTGTTTACCTGTAccattttcatgattttttaaattgtttttttaaaagaatacctaattgccatatattttaaggATTCCGTAGTTATTATGATATGACGCAATATTTATTCCCTTTCAACTAACCTTCAATACTGCTAAGGTAGGAAATAGGAATAGTTCAATGGGTAGGGATCAAACCATGACCTTTCGAACCCAGTGTTGAATCCGGAACCGTGAAGGTATTGAGGTTTTTCAGAAAGAGGTGTTTTACCCAATATACCTATAGGTTTAGACAAACGAAAATTTACGCCAAAGTCATTAGCAGTTGTCAAAAAAACGCTAAAAagacaatttaaatataaattaatatttacgaaCGGTAAATATAATTCGTTCATGATGGAGAACGAACAGGTCTCTATCGCTGCAACAGAGGCGAGCTCGAATGAATCAGTTTCTAAAACGAACATCTCTGATTCTGCATCAAAGGTCAGTAAAGCCACCTATAGTTTTATGGAAAAGCGCGAGAAATACAGGGTAATCGTAGACGATATAGACTATACGCCTGACAACATCGTAGATTCAGATTACGTTACAATGGAAGATACTTTTTCTCATGCCGCTTTCGAAACCAAAGTTCGTCCCCGAAGCCCAACTGCCAAATCCAAATCTACCGCCGACGCAGGGATGAAAGTTTACGCCACAACGATCTCCCTTGACGACATCCATATCGACCACACAATCAATACAGAGGTTGGACTGGTTTATGACGACGTCGACTTGGAAATAGCACCTTCAGCTTTTTACTTGCCCAAATCAAGGCCAATAATGTCGTATCCGCCTGAAATTTACGTAACATTAAAAGAAACTGAAACGCATATTCTATTCGAGTTACCGAGTTTCTCGTACGATAAAGGGTCTTCGGAAGGCAATGCCGTGGAAGAAGAAAACGAGTTATATCAATATATGACGGTGGGTAAAGGCAAAAACCGGAAAATGGTAAACGAAGAGACACAAACTGCAGAACTTATTACTCAAACACGACACACACTTGCTACAAGACCTCAGAAAAAGAACGCCATCGCATTCGCCTCTATGTGGGACATGCACGACACGTATGCGCGACTGGCGTTAATAAAGCCTAGGGAACAAATCGACGAAATGGTAATGTACCAGTCCGCTGCGCCTACTTTATTACGCAAGAAAAAGGAGAAGTATTATGACCCTGAATTAGCGAACAGAGGAAAATCTTTTGACGAAATATCTAGTACACCACAGTTTTTGGATGCAGTTCTTTTAACCGAGCGAGTGTTGGCGACGCTGGAATATTCCAGTGCTCAGAAGACATTTCGGGGTCTCGTCAAAATGAATCCACTGTCGTTAGATCTGATTTATGTTTACTCCATGAAACCACTTTGGACTTTTGAATATACCGATACATTAAATAGGCCGATATCGAGTATATCATTCAatcctaaaaataataacattttagcTGTTGGACATGGAAAGTTTACGTATGCCGAGAATCATATCGGGTTAGTGTGCGTGTGGTGTACAAAAAACCCCTGTAAACCGGAGAGGTCGTACACTTTCCAAGATCCTGTGACGTCATTAGCATTTTCAGACAAAAATCCCAATTGGCTCGCGTGCGGATTTGCGAACGGTGACGTTTTGATACTAGACGTGACATCATACGCAATCAAAACGATCGCGACCAGCAAACGTGACACAAATCCTTGCTTTGAACCAATTTGGACTATAAACTGGCGCGGCATCGACAAAGAGAACGAATATGTTATCACAACTTGCCAAGATGGCAGAATTAACAAATTTATAAACACGAAAACTCACGACTTTATTTGCACGCCCTTGATGCGTATATCAACGGTCGAGGGTAAAATGAGAGGTTTAGAAGCACCAAAGCAGTGCGTTAAAGAGGATGTGCCGATAACGAGGTACCCAGCGGCGCTGTGCATGAAATGGCATCCCAGGATAGACCACATCTATTTAGTCGGCACTGACGAGGGTTGTATTCACAAATGTTCGACGCACTATTTGAATCAGCACATGGATGTGTTCCGGGCGCACGCTGGTCCGGTGTACAATATGCAGTTTTCGCCTTTTATCGATACGCTGCTGGTGTCGTGTGGCGCTGACAACGCTATCAGACTTTGGATAGAAGGGATGGACGACGTTATACTAACCTTGAATTGCCCGTCCGCCGTGTACGATGTAGCATTTTGTCCTGTCAACTCGACCATTATCATATCGGCGAGCGGCAACGTGCTCTCGATATGGGATCTTCGGAGAAAGACGCACATGCCGTGTGCAGAATACACTTTCTCCGGTAACGTAGTTTTAACCTTCATACAGTTCTCACCTTCCGGTGACAATGTATTCGTTGGAGACACGATGGGGCGTATTCATACGTTCCACTTGGAGGACACGCCGATACCACCGTTTTACCAGAGGAAACTGTTGGATGAGACTATAAAAAGGGCTTTGTGTACTCGACCACAAATGTTGAAACAACTGGAGAAACTAGAAAAGTTTAGAGAGAAATTTAGTAAAtagatactttattttatagtcTACTGCAGAGCTTAGGCCACtcaactataaaatatattgaaagcCTAGATACATTACGCTTTTGTGGGTTTAGGATGAAAATGTTTGACCCTGTAACAGTCACAAACAATAACGACCAGCATTCTCGGCTTAATGTGCACTCCTGAGATATGGCAATGTAAAATATGCCACTTCTCGAACTAAAGACATCCACcgaatttattaattcattaaacgaaggaatttaaataaatataccaacaaaatgattttaaatagaAGTGCCAATTTATCAAGGTTAATATCTAATTTTTATGATatccttaaatatttttaatcctgTAATTTGTTATGTAATGAGGTAAGTCTCAATCatattctaattttaatttttatggatAAGAAGtgaatttcttttaatttattaatgcctataaatcttatactaaaaagccatattaaaaaaaacccatgCACTTTGTGACTATTTATTCTTAAATGTACAAGAGAAGAcaagaattaaatattttatcttacaTATTACGTTATAACAATTAACATAAACACGCttagattatatattttcttcaattatcaatattttgcttaaaatatttattggaaaTGACTAGGACTTGTATGAGAGCATTTGAAGTTGATATTCCTTTTTGAGTTCCTTAAGATTCTTTTCTAATATCGCCACCTGAGGGTAAAGAAAGATTgatgttatttaatatcaaaaagattgtaagtttgtttgtattttacgcTTTCACGTTATTTAACTACTAAACTGATCATCTTGAAATTTTCCATTAACATTTggcctttaaaaaatattgtatgtgtGTTATCACATATTCTATTAGGGgataatttgtgaaaaattaatattcaagGTTAAATGCCAGCTAAATGTTGGGTGTTCCTCAATACGTGAAAAAATCACAAAACAATGAATTTAAAAGTAACATTATCACGACTGAGTAgggatttaaatttaaattgctgTAGTCAATAAAAGTTCGATGTTCTTGGTGGACTGTATGAAAAGTTTTAACTTGACCCGGACAGACTAACTGTCAACTGTGATGAAGGACTATATTTGATTTGACCACTTTCGctcaaatacaaatttaaaaaaaatacctcctCAAATCGCAACTCCTTCCGTGCATCTTTAATGTACTGTCGTATGATATTCATCTGTTCAAGTAAAGGGTTATCATCGTCATGTGTTGCCCCATTGGAGCGACTCCCGCTTGACTCTGCTTCACTCCTCCACTCTCTCTCCAACTCTACTCTCTGTCTCTCTAATTGTATCTGTTTCTGCGCGCGCTCATATCGTTCTCTTCTGACTTCTTCAATCTGCGCCTCGGTTGGTAACTTTCTTAAAGACAGAAGTTCTTcctaaaaatatcatttttagtaagtttttttattacaaagttttaattattacaaactagCAGCGCCCCGCGGGATAAGGAGCCTATGTAGTTCGGTTCAGTAGACGCGGCgtgaaagggtaacaaacaATTCTACTATcataaccatcagtttttcgcaaatctcggaaagccatggatttttccgggactaagagtaatgttttaaatttcatccaaatacaTTCTATAAGCCAAAACCTCAATCAATATTTTTTCCTTAAAAGGCCTAAATTAAAGACCTTATTGCTTTCAATGAAGTGGAAACAATTAGATATAACTCTAACAGTCTAAATTGTTTTCTGAgtgacatgatagcccagtggatgtgagtCTCTGCCTTCGTTTtgtagggtgtgggtttgaatctggtccagagcatgcacctccaacctttcacatatgtgcattctaagaaattgaatatcacgtgtctcaaacggtgaaggaaaaatattgcgaggaaacctgcatacctgagaattttcataattatctatgagtgtgaagtctgccaatcctcatttgCCAGTGTTTTGGAC is part of the Bicyclus anynana chromosome 5, ilBicAnyn1.1, whole genome shotgun sequence genome and harbors:
- the LOC112044158 gene encoding dynein axonemal intermediate chain 4; protein product: MENEQVSIAATEASSNESVSKTNISDSASKVSKATYSFMEKREKYRVIVDDIDYTPDNIVDSDYVTMEDTFSHAAFETKVRPRSPTAKSKSTADAGMKVYATTISLDDIHIDHTINTEVGLVYDDVDLEIAPSAFYLPKSRPIMSYPPEIYVTLKETETHILFELPSFSYDKGSSEGNAVEEENELYQYMTVGKGKNRKMVNEETQTAELITQTRHTLATRPQKKNAIAFASMWDMHDTYARLALIKPREQIDEMVMYQSAAPTLLRKKKEKYYDPELANRGKSFDEISSTPQFLDAVLLTERVLATLEYSSAQKTFRGLVKMNPLSLDLIYVYSMKPLWTFEYTDTLNRPISSISFNPKNNNILAVGHGKFTYAENHIGLVCVWCTKNPCKPERSYTFQDPVTSLAFSDKNPNWLACGFANGDVLILDVTSYAIKTIATSKRDTNPCFEPIWTINWRGIDKENEYVITTCQDGRINKFINTKTHDFICTPLMRISTVEGKMRGLEAPKQCVKEDVPITRYPAALCMKWHPRIDHIYLVGTDEGCIHKCSTHYLNQHMDVFRAHAGPVYNMQFSPFIDTLLVSCGADNAIRLWIEGMDDVILTLNCPSAVYDVAFCPVNSTIIISASGNVLSIWDLRRKTHMPCAEYTFSGNVVLTFIQFSPSGDNVFVGDTMGRIHTFHLEDTPIPPFYQRKLLDETIKRALCTRPQMLKQLEKLEKFREKFSK